One window from the genome of Glycine soja cultivar W05 chromosome 12, ASM419377v2, whole genome shotgun sequence encodes:
- the LOC114380536 gene encoding transcription factor TGA9-like isoform X2, whose translation MASQRIGETGLSESGPSSHHVPYGVLHGISTSSGLINQGSAFDFGELEEAIVLQGIKIRNDEAKASLFTGRPSATLEMFPSWPMRFQQTSRGGSKSGGESTDSGSGVNTLSTKNELRFETESPISIKASPSDHHQAFDQHLQQQQQQQQQQQETATAGTSSQNQSAAKSPQEKRKGAGSTSEKPLDAKTLRRLAQNREAARKSRLRKKAYVQQLESSRLKLTHLEQDLQRARSQGVFMGCGGAGGSLSSGAAMFDMEYARWLEDDQRHMVELRSGLQVPLPDGELRVIVDGYLSHYDEVFRLKGVAVKTDVFHLINGMWTSPAERCFLWIGGFKPSELITMLIPQLEPLVEQQIMGIHGLRHSLVQAEEALTQGLEQLQQSLVDTIAGSPVADGVQQMVAAMGKLGNLEGFVSQADNLRQITLHQLCRLLTVRQAARCFLVIGEYYGRLRALSSLWASRPRETLISDDNSCQTTTELQMVQSSQNHFSSF comes from the exons ATGGCGAGCCAAAGAATTGGAGAAACGGGTTTGTCTGAGTCGGGACCTTCAAGTCACCATGTTCCTTATGGAGTTCTTCATGGGATTAGTACTTCATCAGGCCTAAT CAATCAAGGGTCTGCTTTTGATTTTGGGGAGTTGGAAGAGGCAATTGTTCTGCAAGGAATTAAGATAAGAAATGATGAAGCCAAAGCAT CTTTATTCACAGGCAGGCCTTCGGCCACACTGGAAATGTTCCCCTCATGGCCAATGAGATTCCAGCAAACCTCAAGA GGAGGTTCAAAGTCCGGAGGGGAAAGCACTGATTCAGGATCAGGAGTGAACACTCTTTCAACCAAAAATGAGCTAAGATTTGAAACAGAATCTCCAATAAGCATAAAAGCATCTCCTTCAGATCATCATCAGGCTTTTGATCAGCACCTtcaacagcagcagcaacaacaacaacaacaacaggaGACAGCAACAGCAGGCACATCATCACAGAATCAATCAGCAGCCAAATCACCTCAAGAAAAG AGGAAAGGAGCTGGTTCCACATCAGAGAAGCCACTTGATGCAAAG ACACTGAGACGTTTAGCTCAAAACAGAGAAGCTGCAAGGAAAAGCCGTCTCAGGAAAAAG GCTTATGTGCAGCAACTAGAGTCAAGTAGATTAAAGCTCACCCACCTTGAACAAGACCTTCAAAGAGCTCGCTCTCAG GGTGTGTTTATGGGATGTGGTGGTGCTGGTGGCAGTTTAAGTTCTG GAGCTGCAATGTTTGACATGGAGTATGCAAGATGGTTGGAGGATGATCAGCGGCACATGGTGGAGCTCCGTTCGGGGCTGCAGGTGCCGCTGCCGGACGGCGAACTAAGAGTGATTGTGGATGGATATCTGTCTCATTATGATGAGGTTTTCAGGCTGAAAGGGGTGGCTGTTAAAACAGATGTGTTTCATCTTATTAATGGCATGTGGACTTCACCAGCTGAGAGATGCTTCCTCTGGATAGGTGGTTTTAAACCATCAGAGCTCATCACA ATGTTGATACCACAGTTGGAGCCCCTAGTGGAGCAGCAAATTATGGGCATACATGGACTCCGGCATTCGTTAGTACAAGCAGAAGAAGCTCTCACTCAAGGTCTTGAACAGCTTCAGCAGTCTCTTGTTGACACCATCGCCGGCAGTCCCGTCGCCGACGGTGTTCAACAGATGGTGGCAGCCATGGGTAAGCTTGGCAACCTTGAAGGATTTGTTAGTCag GCTGATAATTTGAGGCAAATAACCCTTCACCAATTATGTCGATTGCTGACAGTCCGTCAAGCAGCACGGTGTTTTCTTGTGATTGGAGAGTATTATGGCCGTCTTAGAGCCCTTAGTTCTCTTTGGGCATCAAGACCACGAGA GACATTGATAAGTGATGATAACTCATGCCAAACAACCACGGAATTGCAAATGGTTCAATCTTCTCAAAATCATTTCTCAAGTTTctga
- the LOC114380536 gene encoding transcription factor TGA9-like isoform X1, with protein sequence MASQRIGETGLSESGPSSHHVPYGVLHGISTSSGLINQGSAFDFGELEEAIVLQGIKIRNDEAKASALFTGRPSATLEMFPSWPMRFQQTSRGGSKSGGESTDSGSGVNTLSTKNELRFETESPISIKASPSDHHQAFDQHLQQQQQQQQQQQETATAGTSSQNQSAAKSPQEKRKGAGSTSEKPLDAKTLRRLAQNREAARKSRLRKKAYVQQLESSRLKLTHLEQDLQRARSQGVFMGCGGAGGSLSSGAAMFDMEYARWLEDDQRHMVELRSGLQVPLPDGELRVIVDGYLSHYDEVFRLKGVAVKTDVFHLINGMWTSPAERCFLWIGGFKPSELITMLIPQLEPLVEQQIMGIHGLRHSLVQAEEALTQGLEQLQQSLVDTIAGSPVADGVQQMVAAMGKLGNLEGFVSQADNLRQITLHQLCRLLTVRQAARCFLVIGEYYGRLRALSSLWASRPRETLISDDNSCQTTTELQMVQSSQNHFSSF encoded by the exons ATGGCGAGCCAAAGAATTGGAGAAACGGGTTTGTCTGAGTCGGGACCTTCAAGTCACCATGTTCCTTATGGAGTTCTTCATGGGATTAGTACTTCATCAGGCCTAAT CAATCAAGGGTCTGCTTTTGATTTTGGGGAGTTGGAAGAGGCAATTGTTCTGCAAGGAATTAAGATAAGAAATGATGAAGCCAAAGCAT CAGCTTTATTCACAGGCAGGCCTTCGGCCACACTGGAAATGTTCCCCTCATGGCCAATGAGATTCCAGCAAACCTCAAGA GGAGGTTCAAAGTCCGGAGGGGAAAGCACTGATTCAGGATCAGGAGTGAACACTCTTTCAACCAAAAATGAGCTAAGATTTGAAACAGAATCTCCAATAAGCATAAAAGCATCTCCTTCAGATCATCATCAGGCTTTTGATCAGCACCTtcaacagcagcagcaacaacaacaacaacaacaggaGACAGCAACAGCAGGCACATCATCACAGAATCAATCAGCAGCCAAATCACCTCAAGAAAAG AGGAAAGGAGCTGGTTCCACATCAGAGAAGCCACTTGATGCAAAG ACACTGAGACGTTTAGCTCAAAACAGAGAAGCTGCAAGGAAAAGCCGTCTCAGGAAAAAG GCTTATGTGCAGCAACTAGAGTCAAGTAGATTAAAGCTCACCCACCTTGAACAAGACCTTCAAAGAGCTCGCTCTCAG GGTGTGTTTATGGGATGTGGTGGTGCTGGTGGCAGTTTAAGTTCTG GAGCTGCAATGTTTGACATGGAGTATGCAAGATGGTTGGAGGATGATCAGCGGCACATGGTGGAGCTCCGTTCGGGGCTGCAGGTGCCGCTGCCGGACGGCGAACTAAGAGTGATTGTGGATGGATATCTGTCTCATTATGATGAGGTTTTCAGGCTGAAAGGGGTGGCTGTTAAAACAGATGTGTTTCATCTTATTAATGGCATGTGGACTTCACCAGCTGAGAGATGCTTCCTCTGGATAGGTGGTTTTAAACCATCAGAGCTCATCACA ATGTTGATACCACAGTTGGAGCCCCTAGTGGAGCAGCAAATTATGGGCATACATGGACTCCGGCATTCGTTAGTACAAGCAGAAGAAGCTCTCACTCAAGGTCTTGAACAGCTTCAGCAGTCTCTTGTTGACACCATCGCCGGCAGTCCCGTCGCCGACGGTGTTCAACAGATGGTGGCAGCCATGGGTAAGCTTGGCAACCTTGAAGGATTTGTTAGTCag GCTGATAATTTGAGGCAAATAACCCTTCACCAATTATGTCGATTGCTGACAGTCCGTCAAGCAGCACGGTGTTTTCTTGTGATTGGAGAGTATTATGGCCGTCTTAGAGCCCTTAGTTCTCTTTGGGCATCAAGACCACGAGA GACATTGATAAGTGATGATAACTCATGCCAAACAACCACGGAATTGCAAATGGTTCAATCTTCTCAAAATCATTTCTCAAGTTTctga
- the LOC114378615 gene encoding uncharacterized protein LOC114378615 isoform X4, with translation MNFLAPQELIDELGIYILQYDRAGYGESDPNPKRSLKSEALDIEELADLLQIGSKFYLIGVSMGSYATWSCLNYIPNRLAGVAMIAPVINYLWPSFPESLIKEDYRRKLIKWSMWFANYFPRLLYWWVTQKWLPSNSVIEKNPAFFNKRDIDILETIPGFPMLTKNKLREQVVFDTLRGDWMVAFGNWEFDPLKLSNPFPDNRSSAHIWQGYEDKVVPSQIQRFVTQKLPWIQYHEVPDGGHLIVHYSGLCEAILKALLLGEENLSYRPRPEVFVS, from the exons ATGAATTTTCTGGCACCCcaa GAACTAATAGATGAATTGGGTATATATATTCTGCAATATGATCGAGCTGGGTATGGAGAGAGTGATCCAAACCCCAAACGCTCACTGAAAAGTGAAGCACTTGACATTGAAGAGCTTGCTGATCTGTTACAGATAGggtcaaaattttatttgattggtGTCTCAATGGGATCATATGCTACATGGAGTTGTTTGAACTACATCCCCAACAG GCTAGCAGGTGTGGCTATGATAGCTCCAGTGATAAATTATCTATGGCCTTCCTTCCCTGAGAGTCTGATAAAAGAGGACTATAGGAGGAAACTTATCAAGTGGTCCATGTGGTTTGCAAACTATTTTCCTAGATTGTTGTACTGGTGGGTGACTCAAAAGTGGCTCCCTTCAAATTCTGTCATAGAAAAAAACCCAGCTTTCTTCAACAAAAGAGATATAGATATTTTAGAGACAATTCCTGGCTTCCCAATGCTTACCAAG AACAAATTAAGGGAACAAGTTGTTTTTGACACTCTAAGGGGTGACTGGATGGTGGCCTTTGGCAACTGGGAATTTGACCCTCTGAAGCTAAGTAATCCATTCCCTGATAATAGAAGTTCAGCTCACATTTGGCAGGGCTATGAAGATAAGGTAGTGCCCTCTCAAATCCAAAGGTTTGTTACACAGAAGCTGCCTTGGATACAATATCATGAAGTTCCAGATGGTGGCCATTTGATTGTGCACTATAGTGGCTTATGTGAGGCCATTCTGAAGGCACTTTTACTTGGAGAAGAAAATCTTTCATATAGACCTAGACCAGAAGTATTTGTATCTTGA
- the LOC114378615 gene encoding uncharacterized protein LOC114378615 isoform X2, translating into MVSRAAIVLLIGLVGMFYQGTQLPPPNNSDSSDDGVPVSPPRVRLRDGRYLAYREKGVPKDQAKHSIIIVHGFGSSKDMNFLAPQELIDELGIYILQYDRAGYGESDPNPKRSLKSEALDIEELADLLQIGSKFYLIGVSMGSYATWSCLNYIPNRLAGVAMIAPVINYLWPSFPESLIKEDYRRKLIKWSMWFANYFPRLLYWWVTQKWLPSNSVIEKNPAFFNKRDIDILETIPGFPMLTKNKLREQVVFDTLRGDWMVAFGNWEFDPLKLSNPFPDNRSSAHIWQGYEDKVVPSQIQRFVTQKLPWIQYHEVPDGGHLIVHYSGLCEAILKALLLGEENLSYRPRPEVFVS; encoded by the exons ATGGTTTCAAGAGCAGCAATAGTGTTACTCATAGGTCTTGTGGGAATGTTTTACCAGGGCACTCAACTCCCCCCTCCAAACAACAGTGATTCATCAGATGATGGTGTTCCagtttcaccaccaagagtCAGACTCAGAGATGGGAGGTACTTGGCTTATAGAGAAAAGGGTGTCCCCAAGGACCAAGCAAAACACAGCATCATCATTGTACATGGCTTTGGAAGCTCCAAAGATATGAATTTTCTGGCACCCcaa GAACTAATAGATGAATTGGGTATATATATTCTGCAATATGATCGAGCTGGGTATGGAGAGAGTGATCCAAACCCCAAACGCTCACTGAAAAGTGAAGCACTTGACATTGAAGAGCTTGCTGATCTGTTACAGATAGggtcaaaattttatttgattggtGTCTCAATGGGATCATATGCTACATGGAGTTGTTTGAACTACATCCCCAACAG GCTAGCAGGTGTGGCTATGATAGCTCCAGTGATAAATTATCTATGGCCTTCCTTCCCTGAGAGTCTGATAAAAGAGGACTATAGGAGGAAACTTATCAAGTGGTCCATGTGGTTTGCAAACTATTTTCCTAGATTGTTGTACTGGTGGGTGACTCAAAAGTGGCTCCCTTCAAATTCTGTCATAGAAAAAAACCCAGCTTTCTTCAACAAAAGAGATATAGATATTTTAGAGACAATTCCTGGCTTCCCAATGCTTACCAAG AACAAATTAAGGGAACAAGTTGTTTTTGACACTCTAAGGGGTGACTGGATGGTGGCCTTTGGCAACTGGGAATTTGACCCTCTGAAGCTAAGTAATCCATTCCCTGATAATAGAAGTTCAGCTCACATTTGGCAGGGCTATGAAGATAAGGTAGTGCCCTCTCAAATCCAAAGGTTTGTTACACAGAAGCTGCCTTGGATACAATATCATGAAGTTCCAGATGGTGGCCATTTGATTGTGCACTATAGTGGCTTATGTGAGGCCATTCTGAAGGCACTTTTACTTGGAGAAGAAAATCTTTCATATAGACCTAGACCAGAAGTATTTGTATCTTGA
- the LOC114379383 gene encoding uncharacterized protein LOC114379383 produces MLSSGNNLNSSSSNSGITSSDMPPLPQCLPLDSITVGNRKYTGELRRVLGVSAGNTSEDHSFGGPHPKPMAPGASGELKHFKESVQDASRKARDRSKMFGESLSKLEKYEALNIKKRQRTDLSSDRGGGVNLTKMGNQIHKTPNDNLTQRSEARASNSMLNKRIRTSVADVREESRSAAIGRPRIVTEKDGNPVQTLCGSSVRNEEKTRRLLAGGEGLDQKIKKRRSVGTVGNRVITGERDVKRTVLPKANADLKMRLYDAQGFRLKSGPGGMKSEGSSELTNTSVRVMLTSEQGISLHREHIAEQRVLAKGSNRGNTQEDPASSPNTLIKNKVSRAPRTGSVSALESSNIQPSSTTFPGSSIHPMTQWVGQRPPKNSRSRRVKVVSPASRNLEVQVSSEGCLTSDFNVKASSDGNNGFQLASSVDNSTPKYKRPPDDISSPFGLSESEESGAGENKIKEKAVNGSDFAMAADKAGASVFQMKKNKISTDESGDSVQRQGRSGRNLSLVRPGLPCGREKSENVPTMKPVQDMKPNDKSRTKYGRPPSKKQKERKILTRVGKQLNISSPDFGGEPDDDHEELYKAANAAHNASNLACSGPFWKKMESIFASISLDDASYLKQQLNISEEFDKSLSNMFGIDHDLLSVVINNKPTQGSEERKRSHCDEESTKFDALGVKKDMERLDKVTPVFQRLLCALIEEDESEESYHQSDAKNISRQCASDDSHCGSCNQIDFEPKDRDRMDSEVESEVDLQVQKNCMLDRLSCDKSTTSNTFRYPNTSSSLQSTGVWQGDEEFSLSDITLTSEICSNDLDQLQPAELTVPSFPSSDGQYQLMPLDDRLLLELQSIGLYPEILPDLAEEDEAINQDIVKLEKALYEQNGSKKNNLDKIDRAVQEGRDVERQKIEQAAFDHLIEMAYRKRLACRGSKNSKGAVHKVSKQVASAFLKRTLGRCKRYEEAGVNCFSEPTLQNIMFTPPSCEKDAQPADCMVSGTASNTCNKASVQIEARKSGAVSSASEKYDCHRDYADRGMVDSFQGSIQSSEQASSKNGSMFIKEKKREMLVNGGVSGSSSRASNLDGAVHGGVKGKRSERERNQSRDQSRQNSIGRAGRMSLDSSQNENKPKAKKQKSTASGHDRFMEAKESARLPIHDTINNDSKDGATLSGNQDTSQIKESNDFGNLPLPDLSSIEEFGGAQDLSSWLNFEEDGLPDHDSIGLDIPMDDLSDLNMLM; encoded by the exons ATGTTGAGTTCTGGGAATAACTTGAACAGTAGCAGCAGCAACAGTGGGATAACTTCTTCAGATATGCCACCCTTGCCCCAGTGTTTGCCACTAGATTCAATTACAGTAGGCAATAGAAAATATACAGGAGAGCTAAGGAGGGTTCTTGGTGTTTCTGCTGGAAACACATCTGAAGACCATTCTTTTGGAGGTCCACATCCTAAACCCATGGCTCCTGGAGCCTCAGGGGAATTAAAGCACTTCAAAGAAAGTGTACAAGATGCCTCCAGAAAGGCAAG GGATAGATCAAAAATGTTTGGGGAATCTTTGTCTAAATTGGAAAAGTACGAGGCATTGAACATAAAGAAGCGACAAAGGACTGATTTATCAAGTGATAGGGGAGGTGGAGTAAACTTGACAAAGATGGGTAACCAGATTCACAAAACCCCTAATGATAATCTAACTCAGAGATCAGAAGCAAGGGCCTCAAATTCAATGCTGAACAAGCGAATTCGTACATCAGTGGCAGATGTGCGG GAGGAAAGTAGGTCTGCTGCTATCGGAAGGCCACGGATTGTCACAGAGAAGGATGGAAATCCGGTTCAGACACTTTGTGGGAGCTCTGTTCGAAATGAAGAGAAAACTCGCAGATTACTTGCTGGAGGTGAAGGGTTGgatcaaaaaataaagaagaggaGGTCTGTTGGAACTGTAGGAAACAGAGTTATAACTGGTGAAAGGGATGTAAAACGAACTGTTCTTCCAAAGGCAAATGCTGATTTGAAAATGCGACTTTATGATGCTCAGGGTTTCAg ATTGAAGTCTGGACCTGGTGGAATGAAGTCTGAGGGCTCTTCAGAGCTTACTAATACAAGTGTTCGCGTGATGCTTACAAGTGAGCAAGGCATTTCTCTTCACAGGGAACACATAGCTGAGCAGAGAGTTCTTGCAAAAGGAAGCAATAG gggaaacaCTCAGGAGGACCCAGCTAGCAGCCCTAACACGCTAATAAAAAACAAGGTATCTCGGGCACCAAGAACAGGTTCAGTTAGTGCACTAGAATCATCTAACATTCAACCTTCATCTACAACATTTCCAG GTTCTTCTATTCATCCAATGACCCAGTGGGTTGGTCAGAGGCCACCTAAAAATTCACGCTCACGAAGAGTGAAAGTAGTTTCTCCTGCCTCACGCAATCTTGAAGTTCAGGTCTCATCCGAAGGCTGTCTAACTTCTGACTTCAATGTAAAAGCTTCTTCTGATGGCAACAATGGATTTCAACTTGCTAGCAGTGTAGACAACAGTActccaaaatataaaagaccGCCTGATGATATTTCATCTCCCTTTGGATTATCTGAAAGTGAAGAATCTGGAGCGggggaaaacaaaataaaagagaaagctGTGAATGGAAGTGACTTTGCTATGGCCGCAGATAAGGCTGGGGCTTCTGTGTTtcaaatgaagaagaataagATATCAACAGATGAATCTGGAGATAGTGTGCAGAGACAAGGAAGAAGTGGAAGGAATTTATCATTAGTAAGGCCTGGCCTCCCTTGTGGGAGGGAGAAGTCAGAGAATGTACCAACAATGAAGCCAGTACAGGACATGAAGCCTAATGATAAGAGTAGAAC CAAATATGGGCGCCCTCCTTCAAAAAAGCAGAAAGAGCGCAAAATTTTGACTCGTGTAGGGAAGCAACTGAACATTAGTTCTCCTGATTTTGGAG GTGAACCTGATGATGATCACGAAGAATTATATAAAGCTGCAAATGCTGCTCATAATGCTAGCA ACCTTGCTTGTTCGGGTccattttggaagaaaatggaGTCTATTTTTGCTTCTATCAGCTTGGATGATGCATCTTACTTGAAGCAACAG CTCAATATTTCTGAGGAATTTGATAAAAGTTTATCTAATATGTTTGGCATTGATCATGATTTGTTG AGTGTTGTTATAAATAACAAGCCCACTCAAGGTTCAGAGGAAAGAAAGAGAAGTCACTGTGATGAAGAATCAACTAAGTTTGATGCTTTAGGTGTAAAGAAGGACATGGAAAGACTGGACAAGGTTACCCCAGTATTCCAAAGACTTCTTTGTGCTCTAATCGAAGAAGATGAAAGTGAAGAATCATATCACCAAAGTGATGCAAAGAATATATCTCGACAATGTGCTAGTGATGATTCTCACTGTGGTTCTTgtaatcaaattgattttgaacCCAAAGATCGGGATAGAATGGATTCTGAAGTTGAATCAGAGGTGGATCTTCAAGTTCAGAAGAACTGCATGTTGGATAGACTATCTTGTGATAAGAGCACCACGTCCAACACATTTAGATACCCAAACACATCCAGTTCTTTACAAAGCACTGGAGTTTGGCAGGGAGATGAAGAATTTTCTCTTTCAGATATCACACTCACCAGTGAAATATGTTCAAATGATCTTGATCAACTGCAGCCTGCTGAATTAACTGTTCCTAGCTTTCCTTCTTCTGATGGCCAGTATCAGCTGATGCCACTGGATGACAGACTGCTGCTTGAGTTGCAGAGCATTGGCTTATATCCTGAAATATTG CCTGATTTAGCCGAGGAAGATGAAGCTATAAATCAAGATATTGTGAAACTTGAGAAAGCACTGTACGAACAG AATGGGAGTAAGAAGAATAACTTGGACAAGATTGATAGAGCTGTTCAAGAAGGGAGGGATGTGGAAAGGCA GAAGATTGAGCAAGCTGCATTTGACCATCTTATTGAAATGGCTTACAGAAAGAGATTG GCATGCCGTGGAAGCAAAAATTCAAAAGGTGCAGTTCACAAGGTGTCTAAACAAGTTGCTTCGGCTTTTCTCAAACGTACTCTTGGAAGATGTAAAAGATATGAAGAAGCTGGCGTTAACTGCTTCAGTGAACCTACCCTACAAAATATCATGTTTACCCCACCTTCATGTGAGAAGGATGCACAACCTGCAGATTGCATGGTCTCTGGGACAGCCAGCAATACATGTAACAAAGCTTCAGTTCAAATTGAAGCCAGAAAATCAG GTGCAGTTTCTAGTGCTTCTGAGAAATATGATTGCCATAGAGACTATGCAGACAGGGGAATGGTTGATTCTTTTCAAGGTTCAATTCAGTCATCAGAGCAAGCATCATCCAAGAATGGGTCCATGTTTATCAAGGAAAAGAAGAGGGAAATGTTGGTCAATGGTGGTGTCAGTGGTTCTTCCTCAAGAGCATCAAATCTTGATGGTGCTGTTCATGGTGGAGTGAAGGGAAAGAGAAGCGAGAGGGAGAGGAATCAAAGCCGGGATCAGAGCAGACAAAATTCTATTGGCAGAGCTGGACGCATGTCACTGGACAGTAGCCAAAATGAGAACAAACCAAAAGCTAAGAAGCAAAAGAGTACTGCTAGTGGACATGATAGGTTTATGGAAGCAAAGGAATCTGCTCGTTTACCAATTCATGATACAATCAATAATGATAGCAAAGATGGGGCTACGTTATCTGGTAACCAGGACACTTCTCAAATAAAGGAATCCAATGACTTTGGGAATTTGCCGCTACCTGACTTAAGTTCAATAGAAGAATTTGGTGGTGCGCAAGATCTTAGTTCATGGTTGAACTTTGAAGAAGATGGTTTGCCAGACCATGATTCTATTGGCCTTGATATTCCAATGGATGACCTATCGGATTTAAATATGCTTATGTGA
- the LOC114378615 gene encoding uncharacterized protein LOC114378615 isoform X1 translates to MFYQGTQLPPPNNSDSSDDGVPVSPPRVRLRDGRYLAYREKGVPKDQAKHSIIIVHGFGSSKDMNFLAPQKPLDIEVLIRYLDTKKELIDELGIYILQYDRAGYGESDPNPKRSLKSEALDIEELADLLQIGSKFYLIGVSMGSYATWSCLNYIPNRLAGVAMIAPVINYLWPSFPESLIKEDYRRKLIKWSMWFANYFPRLLYWWVTQKWLPSNSVIEKNPAFFNKRDIDILETIPGFPMLTKNKLREQVVFDTLRGDWMVAFGNWEFDPLKLSNPFPDNRSSAHIWQGYEDKVVPSQIQRFVTQKLPWIQYHEVPDGGHLIVHYSGLCEAILKALLLGEENLSYRPRPEVFVS, encoded by the exons ATGTTTTACCAGGGCACTCAACTCCCCCCTCCAAACAACAGTGATTCATCAGATGATGGTGTTCCagtttcaccaccaagagtCAGACTCAGAGATGGGAGGTACTTGGCTTATAGAGAAAAGGGTGTCCCCAAGGACCAAGCAAAACACAGCATCATCATTGTACATGGCTTTGGAAGCTCCAAAGATATGAATTTTCTGGCACCCcaa aaACCATTAGACATTGAAGTTCTGATTAGATACTTGGATACAAAGAAG GAACTAATAGATGAATTGGGTATATATATTCTGCAATATGATCGAGCTGGGTATGGAGAGAGTGATCCAAACCCCAAACGCTCACTGAAAAGTGAAGCACTTGACATTGAAGAGCTTGCTGATCTGTTACAGATAGggtcaaaattttatttgattggtGTCTCAATGGGATCATATGCTACATGGAGTTGTTTGAACTACATCCCCAACAG GCTAGCAGGTGTGGCTATGATAGCTCCAGTGATAAATTATCTATGGCCTTCCTTCCCTGAGAGTCTGATAAAAGAGGACTATAGGAGGAAACTTATCAAGTGGTCCATGTGGTTTGCAAACTATTTTCCTAGATTGTTGTACTGGTGGGTGACTCAAAAGTGGCTCCCTTCAAATTCTGTCATAGAAAAAAACCCAGCTTTCTTCAACAAAAGAGATATAGATATTTTAGAGACAATTCCTGGCTTCCCAATGCTTACCAAG AACAAATTAAGGGAACAAGTTGTTTTTGACACTCTAAGGGGTGACTGGATGGTGGCCTTTGGCAACTGGGAATTTGACCCTCTGAAGCTAAGTAATCCATTCCCTGATAATAGAAGTTCAGCTCACATTTGGCAGGGCTATGAAGATAAGGTAGTGCCCTCTCAAATCCAAAGGTTTGTTACACAGAAGCTGCCTTGGATACAATATCATGAAGTTCCAGATGGTGGCCATTTGATTGTGCACTATAGTGGCTTATGTGAGGCCATTCTGAAGGCACTTTTACTTGGAGAAGAAAATCTTTCATATAGACCTAGACCAGAAGTATTTGTATCTTGA
- the LOC114378615 gene encoding uncharacterized protein LOC114378615 isoform X3 — protein sequence MNFLAPQKPLDIEVLIRYLDTKKELIDELGIYILQYDRAGYGESDPNPKRSLKSEALDIEELADLLQIGSKFYLIGVSMGSYATWSCLNYIPNRLAGVAMIAPVINYLWPSFPESLIKEDYRRKLIKWSMWFANYFPRLLYWWVTQKWLPSNSVIEKNPAFFNKRDIDILETIPGFPMLTKNKLREQVVFDTLRGDWMVAFGNWEFDPLKLSNPFPDNRSSAHIWQGYEDKVVPSQIQRFVTQKLPWIQYHEVPDGGHLIVHYSGLCEAILKALLLGEENLSYRPRPEVFVS from the exons ATGAATTTTCTGGCACCCcaa aaACCATTAGACATTGAAGTTCTGATTAGATACTTGGATACAAAGAAG GAACTAATAGATGAATTGGGTATATATATTCTGCAATATGATCGAGCTGGGTATGGAGAGAGTGATCCAAACCCCAAACGCTCACTGAAAAGTGAAGCACTTGACATTGAAGAGCTTGCTGATCTGTTACAGATAGggtcaaaattttatttgattggtGTCTCAATGGGATCATATGCTACATGGAGTTGTTTGAACTACATCCCCAACAG GCTAGCAGGTGTGGCTATGATAGCTCCAGTGATAAATTATCTATGGCCTTCCTTCCCTGAGAGTCTGATAAAAGAGGACTATAGGAGGAAACTTATCAAGTGGTCCATGTGGTTTGCAAACTATTTTCCTAGATTGTTGTACTGGTGGGTGACTCAAAAGTGGCTCCCTTCAAATTCTGTCATAGAAAAAAACCCAGCTTTCTTCAACAAAAGAGATATAGATATTTTAGAGACAATTCCTGGCTTCCCAATGCTTACCAAG AACAAATTAAGGGAACAAGTTGTTTTTGACACTCTAAGGGGTGACTGGATGGTGGCCTTTGGCAACTGGGAATTTGACCCTCTGAAGCTAAGTAATCCATTCCCTGATAATAGAAGTTCAGCTCACATTTGGCAGGGCTATGAAGATAAGGTAGTGCCCTCTCAAATCCAAAGGTTTGTTACACAGAAGCTGCCTTGGATACAATATCATGAAGTTCCAGATGGTGGCCATTTGATTGTGCACTATAGTGGCTTATGTGAGGCCATTCTGAAGGCACTTTTACTTGGAGAAGAAAATCTTTCATATAGACCTAGACCAGAAGTATTTGTATCTTGA